A portion of the Nitratidesulfovibrio termitidis HI1 genome contains these proteins:
- a CDS encoding response regulator transcription factor, with amino-acid sequence MDRVLLIDDDKELCALLTEYLAPEGLAVEPCHTGGQGLARALSGDYDAALLDVALPDASGFDVLGTIRSRSALPVLMLTGRGDDVDRIVGLEMGADDYVPKPFVPRELLARLRAVLRRTRLHGMGGVAGSASTGGSGGVGGPGYVGGVGPYRKRNLSFGGITVDRSARTALREGAPLPLTPVEYAILVLLLEAEGATVTREDISRGVLGREILPFDRSIDVHVSNLRKKLGPCDDGQPRVGTVRGTGYYFRVSPTESTFGGQDAAEPRLGTGHENVAG; translated from the coding sequence ATGGATCGAGTCTTGTTGATCGACGACGACAAGGAACTCTGCGCATTACTGACCGAATACCTCGCCCCCGAAGGCCTTGCCGTTGAACCCTGCCACACCGGTGGACAGGGATTGGCACGCGCCCTGTCGGGCGACTACGACGCGGCCTTGCTGGACGTGGCCCTGCCCGATGCCAGCGGCTTCGACGTGCTCGGCACCATCCGCTCCCGTTCGGCCCTGCCCGTGCTCATGCTGACCGGGCGCGGTGACGACGTGGACCGCATCGTGGGGTTGGAGATGGGCGCGGACGACTACGTCCCCAAACCCTTCGTGCCACGCGAACTGCTGGCGCGCCTGCGCGCCGTGCTGCGCCGCACCCGCCTTCATGGAATGGGCGGAGTGGCGGGCAGCGCGAGCACGGGCGGGTCTGGCGGCGTGGGCGGTCCGGGCTATGTCGGCGGCGTGGGTCCGTATCGCAAGCGCAACCTGTCCTTCGGAGGGATTACCGTGGACCGTTCGGCCCGCACGGCCCTGCGTGAGGGCGCACCCCTGCCCCTGACCCCCGTGGAGTACGCCATCCTGGTGCTGCTGCTGGAGGCCGAGGGCGCCACCGTCACGCGCGAGGACATCTCGCGCGGGGTGCTTGGGCGTGAAATACTGCCCTTCGACCGGTCCATCGACGTGCATGTCAGCAACCTGCGCAAGAAGCTGGGCCCCTGCGACGACGGCCAGCCCCGCGTGGGCACGGTGCGTGGGACGGGGTACTACTTCCGCGTTTCACCCACGGAATCCACCTTCGGCGGGCAGGACGCGGCGGAACCGCGCCTCGGGACGGGGCATGAGAACGTGGCCGGTTAG
- a CDS encoding RNA polymerase sigma factor: MTGDGKAWRRFVSVYAPVIHKAVHYTLQWNGGEVAGLDAQDVTQEVFCRLVGDGFHLLSTYDPARAGLSTWLTVVARSTALDCLRARRTERMARQVPYTPELEEELAERLWAEAPTPASASDDRGMLDLPPGLLSRRQGTVLRLLFQDDLDTDEVARTLDIHPKTVRSLKQNALARLRHHFCL, translated from the coding sequence ATGACCGGCGACGGAAAGGCATGGCGCCGTTTCGTGTCTGTCTATGCCCCGGTGATCCACAAGGCCGTGCACTACACCCTTCAGTGGAACGGCGGGGAGGTTGCCGGGCTCGACGCGCAGGACGTGACGCAGGAGGTGTTCTGCCGTTTGGTGGGCGACGGGTTTCACCTGCTGTCCACCTACGATCCCGCCCGGGCGGGGCTGTCCACCTGGTTGACCGTGGTGGCCCGGTCCACGGCGCTCGACTGCCTGCGTGCACGCCGCACCGAACGGATGGCGCGGCAGGTTCCCTATACCCCCGAACTGGAGGAGGAACTGGCCGAGCGGCTGTGGGCCGAGGCGCCAACCCCGGCATCGGCCTCGGACGACCGAGGAATGCTGGACCTGCCCCCCGGCCTGCTGAGCAGGCGACAGGGCACGGTGCTGCGGCTGTTGTTTCAGGACGACCTCGATACCGATGAAGTGGCGCGCACGCTGGATATCCATCCCAAGACCGTGCGCAGTCTGAAGCAGAACGCCCTTGCGCGGCTGCGCCATCACTTCTGCCTGTGA